Proteins co-encoded in one Prunus persica cultivar Lovell chromosome G6, Prunus_persica_NCBIv2, whole genome shotgun sequence genomic window:
- the LOC18774078 gene encoding wound-induced protein 1, with amino-acid sequence MQNNAIVEALYKALAQGHTEAVAKLLASDLEWWFHGPPQSQHMMRVLTGEASHTDFRFEPRSITEVGDCVIVEGWEGAKAYWVHVWTLKEGLITHFREYFNTWLTVRDLKPQGWENFTVWQSMPRDLFHRSLPSILLAI; translated from the coding sequence ATGCAGAACAATGCAATAGTGGAAGCCCTGTACAAGGCACTGGCCCAAGGCCACACAGAAGCAGTAGCAAAGCTTCTAGCAAGTGACCTCGAATGGTGGTTCCATGGCCCTCCACAGAGCCAGCACATGATGCGTGTGCTTACAGGGGAGGCAAGCCACACAGACTTCAGGTTCGAGCCAAGAAGCATCACAGAGGTTGGTGACTGTGTGATTGTTGAGGGATGGGAAGGCGCAAAGGCCTATTGGGTGCATGTGTGGACCCTCAAAGAAGGCCTCATCACCCATTTCAGGGAGTATTTCAACACGTGGCTCACTGTCAGGGATCTGAAGCCGCAGGGCTGGGAGAACTTCACTGTGTGGCAGAGCATGCCAAGAGACCTGTTCCACCGCTCCTTGCCTAGCATTCTGCTTGCTATTTAg
- the LOC18773045 gene encoding uncharacterized protein LOC18773045, with protein MTTMCLLSDESHRRDEISGSVPSSKCQRLRECFNGILTQKIDWASMSKICKKWIKNPLNMAILLWISCVAVSGAILFLVMTGMLNSVLPEKSERNAWSEINNQILTALFTLMALYQHPKRIYHLVLLLRWKPKDVSLLRKMYSRNGTYKPHEWAHFMVVVFLLHLNCFAQYALCGLNLGYKRSERPAVGVGICLSVAIAAPAIAGVYCIVSSLGKEYEVDHDAQDHIPTNGTSRSSHSMMKSFKRTFSCASRDGQRISENAPQWRGDDKPVLSPLPRESGITEYRFHQTSLLWKKPTSPSTLQKDYRSLDRQIPKVKEESTMEPPVPLILQREENIQPKTQKGRNY; from the coding sequence ATGACAACAATGTGCTTACTTAGCGATGAAAGTCACAGAAGAGATGAAATCTCAGGATCTGTACCTTCTTCAAAATGCCAACGTTTGCGAGAATGTTTCAATGGGATTCTTACTCAGAAGATTGATTGGGCATCCATGAGTAAAATCTGCAAAAAGTGGATCAAGAACCCTCTGAATATGGCCATCCTTTTATGGATAAGTTGTGTTGCCGTCTCAGGAGCAATCCTATTTCTTGTGATGACGGGAATGTTAAACAGCGTCCTGCCCGAGAAGTCAGAGAGAAATGCCTGGTCTGAGATCAACAATCAAATCCTCACTGCTCTCTTTACTCTTATGGCTCTTTACCAACACCCAAAGAGGATCTACCACCTTGTACTTCTGTTGAGATGGAAGCCAAAGGATGTCTCATTGCTTAGAAAAATGTACTCTAGGAATGGTACTTACAAACCCCATGAATGGGCACACTTTATGGTGGTAGTTTTTTTACTCCATTTGAATTGCTTTGCTCAGTATGCCTTGTGTGGGCTTAACTTGGGATACAAAAGATCTGAGCGACCTGCTGTTGGTGTCGGTATCTGTCTTTCGGTTGCAATTGCTGCCCCTGCAATAGCAGGTGTGTACTGCATTGTTAGCTCCCTCGGGAAGGAGTATGAAGTTGATCATGATGCGCAGGATCATATTCCCACTAATGGCACAAGCCGGTCCAGCCACTCGATGATGAAGTCATTCAAGAGGACATTTTCATGTGCATCTAGAGATGGCCAAAGGATTTCTGAGAATGCACCTCAATGGAGAGGGGATGACAAGCCTGTGCTATCGCCCTTACCGCGTGAAAGTGGAATTACTGAATATAGATTTCATCAAACTTCTCTACTTTGGAAGAAGCCTACAAGTCCAAGCACACTTCAAAAAGATTACCGTAGTCTAGATAGACAGATCCCCAAGGTGAAAGAGGAATCTACAATGGAGCCCCCTGTACCATTGATTTTGCAGAGGGAAGAGAATATCCAACCAAAGACACAAAAAGGAAGGAATTATTAG
- the LOC18773931 gene encoding uncharacterized protein LOC18773931 has translation MAAIAFGCSSFALLRPKQNDAAPEPLLCAQNFSLLRLKQSLRSCASPARWRSIGVPRASVEVVDDRLIEREENERVRVLRVGVICGGPSAERGISLNSARSVLDHIQGGDIHVNCYYIDTDLNAFAISPAQVYSNTPADFDFKLASLAQGFESLSDFAEHLAASVDIVFPVIHGKFGEDGGIQELLEKYKIPFVGTGSSECCQAFDKYNASLELSRQGFITVPSCLIQGSEADESELSKWFARNQLDPKSGKVVVKPTRAGSSIGVTVAYGLADSLSKANAVITEGIDSRVLVEIFLEGGSEFTAIVLDVGSGLDCHPVVLLPSEVELQFHGSVDVTEKDAIFNYRRKYLPTQQVAYHTPPRFPIDVIESIREGASRLFQKLGLRDFARIDGWFLPQSIHVTSSSDSKFGRTEMGTILFTDINLISGMEQTSFLFQQASKVGFSHSNILRSIIRHACVRYPNLASFGSVSDYAPRRSKTSLLNEAVHNCKGTRKVFVIFGGDSSERQVSLISGTNVWLNLQAFDDLEVIPCLLAPTTGDSSNEVDVSSRTVWSLPYSLVLRHTTEEVLDACTEAIEPDRVALTSQLRNRVVQNLMEGLKKHSWFTGFDITDEPPLKLTVEQWIKLAKEAQATVFLAVHGGIGEDGTLQSLLEAEGIPHTGPGVMASKICMDKLATSLALNHLSDLGVLTINKDLRRKEDLLSTPIGNVWHDLISKLQCETICVKPARDGCSTGVARLCCAEDLSVYVKALEDCVLRIPPNSLSKAHGTIEMPNPPPELLIFEPFINTDNIIVSRNENGHQILWSGQSRWVEITVGVIGKQGSMSSLSPSITVRESGDILSLEEKFQGGTGINLTPPPSSIISNEALQRSKRRIEIIANTLELEGFSRIDAFVNVDSGEVLIIEVNTVPGMTPSTVLIHQALAEEPPMYPHQFFRTLLDLALERSI, from the exons ATGGCAGCGATCGCATTTGGCTGCTCCAGCTTTGCTTTACTTCGCCCCAAACAAAACGATGCCGCTCCGGAACCGCTTCTGTGCGCGCAGAACTTCAGCTTGTTGCGATTGAAGCAGAGCTTGAGAAGTTGTGCTTCGCCGGCGCGGTGGAGGAGCATCGGGGTCCCACGCGCCTCCGTGGAGGTGGTGGACGATCGACTTattgagagagaagagaatgagagagtTAGGGTTCTGAGAGTGGGGGTAATTTGTGGAGGTCCCTCGGCGGAGCGTGGAATTTCTCTCAACTCAGCTCGATCAGTTCTTGATCACATTCAG GGAGGTGATATACATGTGAATTGCTATTACATTGATACTGACCTTAATGCGTTCGCAATATCCCCTGCTCAG GTATACTCAAACACTCCTGCggattttgattttaaacTTGCAAG CCTTGCCCAAGGTTTCGAGTCTTTGTCTGACTTCGCCGAACACCTGGCTGCCTCTGTGGACATAGTGTTTCCAGTCATACATGGTAAATTTGGTGAAGATGGTGGCATTCAG GAGTTGCTGGAAAAGTATAAAATTCCATTTGTTGGCACGGGATCAAGTGAATGTTGCCAAGCATTCGACAAG TACAATGCCTCATTGGAGCTCAGCAGACAAGGATTCATAACAGTACCAAGTTGTTTAATACAG GGAAGTGAAGCAGATGAATCTGAACTGTCAAAGTGGTTTGCAAGAAATCAACTGGACCCTAAATCAGGGAAAGTTGTG GTAAAACCAACACGAGCAGGATCAAGCATTGGTGTTACGGTTGCATATGGCCTGGCTGATTCCCTTAGCAAGGCTAATGCAGTTATTACAGAG GGAATTGATTCCAGAGTCCTAGTTGAAATCTTTCTTGAAGGAGGGAGTGAGTTTACAGCGATTGTTCTTGATGTGGGATCTGGTTTAGATTGCCATCCTGTTGTATTACTACCAAGCGAG GTGGAACTTCAATTCCATGGCAGTGTTGATGTTACGGAGAAGGATGCAATTTTCAACTACCGGAGGAAATACCTTCCAACACAGCAG GTTGCCTATCACACTCCACCTCGTTTTCCTATTGATGTCATTGAAAGTATTCGAGAAGGAGCATCTCGGTTATTCCAAAAGCTTGGCCTCCGTGACTTTGCTCGAATTGATGGATGGTTTCTGCCTCAATCTATTCATgtaacatcatcatcagatAGCAAATTCGGAAGGACTGAGATGGGTACAATATTATTTACTGACATTAACCTG ATTAGTGGGATGGAGCAGACCAGCTTTTTGTTTCAGCAAGCCTCGAAG GTTGGTTTTTCACATTCAAATATTCTCCGGAGCATAATTCGTCATGCTTGTGTGCGGTATCCGAATCTTGCATCATTTGGCAGTGTATCAGATTATGCACCTAGAAGATCAAAAACCTCACTGCTTAATGAAGCAGTTCATAATTGCAAAGGCACTCGCaaagtttttgttatttttggagGAGATTCATCAGAGAGACAAGTATCTCTTATCAGCGGAACAAATGTTTGGCTCAACTTGCAAGCTTTTGATGAT CTCGAAGTAATTCCATGTTTGCTTGCCCCTACAACTGGAGATTCATCTAACGAAGTTGATGTGAGTTCCAGAACAGTTTGGTCTTTACC TTATTCTCTTGTGCTAAGACACACCACAGAGGAAGTTCTTGATGCATGCACAGAGGCTATTGAACCTGACCGAGTTGCACTTACATCTCAATTAAGGAACAGAGTTGTTCAAAATCTCATGGAAGGCTTGAAGAAACATTCCTGGTTTACGGGTTTTGATATTACTGATGAACCACCTTTAAAATTAACAGTTGAACAGTGGATCAAGCTAGCCAAGGAAGCTCAGGCTACAGTTTTTCTTGcag TACATGGAGGCATTGGTGAAGATGGCACACTTCAGTCTTTGTTGGAAGCTGAAGGGATTCCACATACAG GTCCTGGAGTGATGGCTTCAAAGATTTGTATGGACAAACTTGCAACATCTCTTGCTCTGAATCAT CTGTCGGACTTGGGAGTTCTTACTATAAACAAAGATTTGAGGAGAAAAGAGGATCTCCTTAGTACACCAATAGGAAATGTATGGCATGATTTGATCTCAAAGCTTCAGTGTGAAACAATATGTGTTAAACCAGCAAGAGATGGATGCTCAACTGGGGTCGCAAGGTTATG CTGCGCCGAAGACCTTTCAGTCTATGTAAAAGCATTGGAAGACTGTGTTCTCCGGATTCCTCCGAATAGTTTGTCAAAG GCACATGGAACCATTGAGATGCCAAACCCCCCCCCGGAGCTCTTAATCTTTGAACCTTTTATCAATACTGATAATATAATTGTATCTAGAAATGAAAATGGACATCAGATCTTGTGGAGTGGACAGAGTAGATGGGTTGAAATAACTGTTGGCGTTATTGGGAAACAAGGATCAATGAGTTCATTGAGTCCTAGCATCACTGTCCGGGAGAGTGGTGACATTTTATCACTTGAGGAGAAATTTCAAG GTGGGACTGGCATCAATCTCACTCCACCTCCATCATCAATTATTAG CAACGAGGCCTTGCAGAGAAGTAAGCGACGTATTGAAATAATTGCAAACACTCTTGAATTGGAGGGATTTTCCCGAATTGATGCATTTGTCAATGTGGATAGTGGCGAG GTCTTGATCATAGAGGTCAATACGGTGCCTGGAATGACGCCTTCCACTGTCCTTATTCATCAG GCACTGGCAGAGGAACCACCCATGTACCCTCACCAGTTTTTCCGTACACTGCTTGATTTGGCATTAGAGAGGTCCATATGA